In Lolium rigidum isolate FL_2022 chromosome 3, APGP_CSIRO_Lrig_0.1, whole genome shotgun sequence, the genomic window GCACGCGCCTCCAGTCCAATTCACCTCTCCCCGTTGACCCACCTTACCGTCTCCTGGTGGCCATGTGGCAACGAGCTCGTAGGAGGTGGCGGGCGGTCTCGCAGAGTGGAATCAAAAGAGGGTAACGCCGCGGTACTTTGGAGAGAGCCTCACCACGAACGCCTCAACGTTTGCGGCACCCAGGCCAACCACGGACTCCTGGCGTTCTTCGCCTTGAAGCCCGAGGCTTCCCGACGCCCGAGGCCTCTAAATCAGGCCCGACATCTCCGTGTTGATCGGTGCCATGTCAGAAACCGGATAACTGGATAAGACATGTTAATAAGTAACTTTTGTAGGGGGCAAATTGTAAAACTGCCACAAAATTACAGAAGGGATCGCGACGTACCACGGTCGCTTAGAAGTTTTATTAGTAcacatacatattatgttgaATTTTCATTAGTGGTAGTTCTCATATGTGTCATGTTGTTGTTGCAAGATGGTCATGGTTGTTTACCCATGATCATTTTGAGGGGGTGTGTTGGACCATGAGTGTGTTTAGTAGTAGCGTTGTAGTAATATTGTATCCAGTGTGAGGCCCATAGAGGCCCATGTCTAGTAGTATTGTAACCCTAACTCAGATGATATAAATACAACAACAAAACAAAtcctttattcccaaacaagttggggtaggctatacaAGTCCACAATTGACACGATTACAATTTTTCACTATTTGGCCGTAGGCTACTGCTCTAATTACCTCATGTTTGATATCTTTCTGCGATCTTGTATTACATGTTTATGCACGTCATAATGCTTCTACTACTATTTGGTGTCAATTTAGTTATAGCAAAGTCGTGACTCGTAACTGTTTTATTGTTATTACACTTGCAACAGGCACATCTTACACTCAGAAACGTAGAGTGAAGCTCGTCTATAATCATGTAAGTACCTACTGTCGTTTGTATATTGCTTAATGCAAACTTCTATATCTTGGACCCTGTTTCTGTTTACAATTGGCCTCTCCTTCATGCAGAGGAGAAACAGTGAGGCACCAGGTTCTTCTGTCCAAGTACCTGATGAGGTCCGTGTGACTCAAAAAAAAGCTCACGTAGGTTCCCTGTTTTTTTGGAATGTTAGTTTACCTCCTGTGCTTAGTTCAATTGCATCATTTTCTGTATGTTGCACTACCTAAGTTGCCTAATGAAATCTAATAAAATATAAACAATGACCATATGGAATATTGCACACTGCCTTTGACCCATCTGGCATCCGGCGTGCCTCGGTATAAGTTACATGATTTGGCTATGTTAATACAAGTCCGGAAATTCTATTATGTTAATTTTTTTGCCTGTTGCTTCATTGAGTTTGCATGTTGTtccatggctagtgcatgaagcttgatagaaatgatcctagctgaaatgatgcactttgtgtttttctattgctttattcctaacctagcttcctattctacttgaaacatgattgctttatttctaacctagcttcctattctacttgaaacatgatgAGCAGAATAGTTATATTTCTTATTTCAATGTCTAGCTTTGTTTTTCTGAGTCCCATTGACATGATGTGGTATTTCCATATTCAAATGATCTGGTTGTTTATATAATACGCTCCATGTTCAATTGCTTCATTTATTTTCTAGTAATCTATTATATATGATACACATGGTGCTACTGGTTGTTTGCCCTTTTTGTTTGAGTTTGATCATGAATTCAAGATTAAGCAATGTCTCGTTATGCTTAATTTAAATGTTATGGCACTTCATACAAGCCATACAATTAATTGTGGCATTGACCTTCTACGATGTCTAAGGCACTATCTGAGTCATGCTTAAATCAATCATACATTATTTTCCTAATTTTATTCAATCCAACATGCACATCTTTTGACTGTATTTGGctatttgctagatttcttcTGTGCAGTGACCTAGCTTCGTTATTGGTCACATGATGTCTAGTTGCTTGGTTCATTGTATACATCATCGCCATGCTCTAGTTTGGTTTGTTCTAAGAGGCATGTGGCTTAACTGGTTTCTTTGTTATATCTGCCCATGGTTCTTTCAAAATTATGTCAACAGTGCTATTTGTTTGCCTTGTATTGTATTGTATTTTAACTTGTTTTGTCTTAGTTTGAGCCTGCAAACAAAGTTGTAATGTCAGTAGGGACAAACCATTTATCAAATGTTGCGGTCATTTCACAGAGCAGCAGTGACAGTGGCACATGCTCTCATTGGTCCACTGGGTCCAGTACACCAACCATTCCAGAAAAAATAGATGTATGAGGCTCTACTTTTGATTGCCTTCTTTGTTCTATCAGGCCAATGAGCTCTTGAAATTGGAGATCTTTTATCGTATCATATGATGTTGTAACTTGTTTTATCTAAATTTCAGGCTTCAAATAAAGCTACAAAGCCAGAAGCAAGGGCCCCTGCCTCAAGTATTGATGTTTCACAAAGCAGTAGTGAGAGTGCATATTGCTCGCATAGGCCCATGGTTTCTATTGGTCAACTTAATCCggcacaaagagatttgggggatgCACTCCAAGAGGCAGTTGATATATTTGGGTGGGAAAACAAAGATGCTGATGAAATAATAGTCATCACACGCCAAGAGATACGTGTATTGAAAAATAGGCAAACTTTGACAGAAAATGTTCTAAAGAATCTCCTATGCATTTTTCATGGTAAGCCAGTTGTGACATGTCTGGGAATTGAAGGTGTCTAAATAAACTTTGATTATTTTGTTCAGTCAAGTGGGCTACTGATGCCAATGCTATAATTAACTACTGCTCAAAATTTCGTTCAAAATTTCATGGTCTGTACtaattgcaaattttgttgttgtactaaaATTAGATATGTTCCATGTGGCTGCTGTATTTTTGTGTGAAATAATATCCTGACGTGTACTTCAATTAAACCCTAAATCGGGCTCAAATGGACCGCATGCTGAAAATTTGAATCTTAGCGCACGTGTGAGCTATTTTCGGCTCGTAATGCAATAAAGATCATTACTTTGAAGGCCTACGAACATGGTAGCCTATTAATAATTAGGCCTGCTAGCAAGATAGATTGTCCTTATTATACTCAGGCATGCCAACTTGTAGGATTAAAAGTAGTTCatacacattaaatctaccatctgcatttttctctgtaataacttttctttttacacaactcaaaacttgtcaggctaatatgaaattcgagatggcaAAACCCGGGAAAGATAAAGATATCACCAAAAACACTTTCCTGCGAAATGTTGGGTTTTGAAgcccaagtccaagtctttctttgctcaagttttggaggaacaactccatgcagaacgagttgcaacagctatgctaagaacaaaagttgacatgttgagatcgagatcagaagcatgtgatgccctactGCACGAGACCAATCAAGTTCCTTATAATCTCCCAAAGACTAAGAAACTTGCCATAGATCATTGGAGATGAACACTAGCATAGTGAGTACATTGGTCTTGTGAAATATTTCCTTAGATTAAGGCACCGTTCCTATTTTTGTTGGTGGATCCATTTATCTGCGGttgggatcaacttggtagttgttccCGTGGATGTTTTATTAATTAACTGCCTAGCGTTTTCAACCAGTTCGAACTTAAATGGTATCATAGCCAAGGTCTCAAGTTTGAGTTGTCGAACATGTGGTCTAATTTAATCTAAAACTGTTGGTGCCCCCTTAGCCCTTGTAAAGATTCATGTGCCTACCTTCGAGTTTCGGGTGTTGAATTTCTCTTCTGTCAAACACGAGGATGAGTGTTAATATGCGTATAACTGGATTGCATAGCCCCTTTCATATAAGCTTGCAACTTTCTTATTAATTGTGTTGTGCCTTTGGGACTTAGCCGACCTGCACTTCTGACTTTTGGTTTAATATAGTTCCTTATTGGAATGTGGATTTTTGACTCAGCCTTGTTGACTTAgtgtttggaaaaaataaaaaaggttCCATTCCATTTCAGCAAAGTGGTCGTGAATATAAAATAGTCTGGTTTAACTTCTAGATCAAAATCAGAGCATATCTGATGTCTTGGATCTCAAATGGACGGTAGACAGGTAGGCAAAGTCACCCAAGCTTATTCTATGGATTTGATGGTACCTTTTTTCTATGTAGCCAAGGTAGGAATGACCTAGATGCAACTATAATTATGTATGGTTCCCGGTGCTAACTGTTCGGTCCTTGCAGAAAAGCATAATTATTAATTAGCCTATGGCGAAGAACTATGTTCATTTGAGGTTAAGATCATGCTATCCAATTTTCGTTGGGAATATTGTATGCACTTACTAATTTGCATAAAAAAATCATATTCACTATGTCCCACTACGTGAAGGGATGTAAACGAGTTGAGTTCGCATGACTCAACACAACTCGTCTTAGAATTTGGGCTAGCTCTGACTAAGTCGAGCGAAAGATTGAGCCTCATGTTGGCTCACACTCAGCGTACTGATGTTGAGCTAGTTTTAATCTAAAATGGACAAGAAAGTTTTCCATATTTCATCAAAATCTCAACTGAGCGGCAAAACCTCCGGCCAAACCCTAACAAATGGGAGTTTTTATTAATAAATGATGCTTTTGTACCGAAAAGGTTTTACAGTAGCATTAGGCCTGACcactgcataactaggatgcacacatcTGCTCAAATCCAAACGTATCAATCGTAAAAGGCATAAAACAAGTAAATTTGCTTTGAAACTCTAAAGGTATATACCCAAAATTTTAGGTACACATTTTTGAACTAGAGAGCATGCGAACCGAATTTGGTtgtgattatgacttgatgtgactcTAGGCCCTGGATTCCCGAACAGAGGCACTGTAGCTAGACTCAAAATCAAATATCAATTGAGtagcaaccatccaaccaattaaatctaaaaaaaatcagaatctTATTTGAATTGTAGTTCAGAGAACATGGGAGTAACTGATTTTGTTTCTAACGATGATGGCTTGATGTGACCGCTGGCCTTAACTATCGGAGCAGAGGAACTAGTACTTAGTAGGGTCTACCATCtttatattattattatattatATTTCTTGGACCATAGCCATATTTGAAATGAAATCTCAGTtgggcggcaaaatctcccaccaatcctgaaatatttcaaacACATTTTTAAATGGGATTAAGAAGATAGATGATGATCATGGTAGCAACCGATATTCAACGTGATGATTATTTGATTTtgtactcggccttgaacagaggtactagtacggtgtcacaattttttatcattatacttggaccgtagccaaattcaaaatctcataacgGCAAAACTTCCCGTCCACAAAATACGAATATTTCACACACTTCCAAATTCTCATTCTACCCCTGTAGAGATgatagcaaagtcggttggtggggggtctgcccgtcattttttcgatcaccacctccctagcctcggaaaccctcccaaaaaaattcagttccctcagaccacccaccggaacttcccaagtccctctctctcccacctccacgaccaccgcaccggaacttccccgccggacttccctggcctacccgaggccgcgTGATCCTCCTCATTCGTCTATCTGTCGGAGccacttcatcgacgccgtcatcaaccggaccggatcatccccgccgaacctcgaaaccatatactcatccaacagtctaccgcagtcgcttcagctgcggtatcgtccactccaccggagccgcttcgccggatccgtcgtccaccgcatcggatctagctcaccgacaccgctgtgcatgaaccggatctgcttcaccggcgccgtgcatgatctaaattcttctactgtcgcttttctattgcttgtctgcaagttcttgtttaatcttgggggaacctgtttgtgctaacgacgcgtcgTTACGTTTTTtgtagatgagatgagtaaccatgaagtgtaatgaccgtctctccaaccccaagtagcacatgtagtgtacttcatcaccggatctatcaaccccagaaaGATCTGCAGTGACTCCCACAAAGtgattctcctaatgtaagtccattGTTTTAGCgctatgttctgggttcagatgcttgtttgtctgaagctctttaacttcattcctagctatgacagtaacaccctgctattttctagttcattgataACTTTGAGCGATTgaaaattttggtttgcattccctgctctgtagatgttgcCATcatataacttctatcttgctcagtcgttgttacaaaaattatagcctGCGACtagtttgttcatgccaatcttgttctaactgaacatgttggtttgcattccctgtactacaggtgatgccattgttatttctatctacttcatcgtaagctaacaaagtaactgactactattagttcctgcatgctatcgctctgctatcctgcagtacaaatttatttaaacTCGTCACACTAGCTACttcgataataattttgtgtgccatcgggTTCTCCAAAAGCTGTAACATTAACTCGCTTCTCTTACTTTGCATGGCAATCACACATGGAATGCTGaatatattggtttgcattccctctccaGCTCTTCTACAAGTTTACAGGTGATCTCACTATAttatgtatctggtccatccttagttccagcattaactatcctctacgtATTGCTTATTACAAATTTATGTCCCGAAACATACTGATATTCATTCCCTTCACTACACGGTCATAGTTAGCACAGCCGCATAACCGAAAGAAAACAAAAATCAGCACACTACAATTCGAACTTGTATGCATCGTCGTCGAACTTACAACACATAACATATGTTACATCACTATGTAAGCTTGTCAAAGTTGCAAAAAAGAATTTAGAATTCCCCTGTTACAAAAGAACAGGTAGAACAAGCACGCGATTGTTCTGCAAACATCGTCCTAACAACAAACGTGCGACGGTGCAAGCTAGCGCGACTAGAACTTGTCGACGGTGATGGCGCCCCTGACGACCTCGTAGGCCTCGCGGCTGCGCGACTTATTGATGCCCACGGCGAAGTAGACCTTGGCGGCGTCAGCCTTGACGGCGGTGACCCTGGCCCAGACGAGCACCTTGGCCTTGaggccctccaccgccgccaggctgcccttgTCCAGcgtgccggccaccatggtgtcgAAGCGCAGCTCGGAGCCGTCCCTGTAGCCGACCTCGCAGACGGCCGGGATGTGCACCGTCAGGCGCCGCGTCTCCGGGTCGAACTCGTAGTTGGTCGCCTCCCGCGGGAACAGCCCTACCGGCAGGTCGTGCTCCTTGAGCAGCTCCGCCAGCGGCTTCTGCATCTTGCCTTTCATCTTGTTCACCAGCCATTTCGCCCCGTCCCCGACGCTGGTCGAGAGCGACTGCACAATCGGATCGATCGGTCAAAGAAATTTTCATCATCAGCCCAAGCAGTTCATCCGATATTTAGTCTTAGTTAACATTTAACAGAGTTGAGTTTCTGAATATCACAGGGAACATGAACGGTGGCATAAACATGCTAGCAACGCCTTGGACGATAAATACCAGTTCTATGACCAAACGAAAACTGACAGAAACACGCTGCTAACAAAGAACAGAACAGAGCAAAACAGAGCAGGGATAGGATTCTGTCCCGTGCACGGACCTCGAGGTCGTTGCCGGCCGACGACATCTCCTTGTTGGCCTTCTGCCCCAACCAGTAGGAGCCCATCTTGTTCATGATCTCATCCATCGTGTCTATCCTAGTCAAAGGAAGAAAGCAGGTCGGTCTGTGTGTCTCGCTACTCTGCTCCTTCCGATGGCGATCTTCTTTAGATAGGAGATACGATGGAGAAGACCGCAGTTGTGGGGAGCCTCGCCGTTGGCCGTGACCGGATCAAATGAAgaagagggggaaaggaagtggccaGCCATTACCGAGTGAAAGAGACGGGTCTCGTAAGGTTCCGCGTGTTTGACTATCGCCGGCGGTTGATGGCATGCGTGACTTGGGAGGTTGGGTGGGTCACCTCGCCGTCGAGAAACCTCCCGGAACGCGCTAAGGAATCGGGGAGTGCTTTTACGGCATACCAGTTCGATTACATTTCCGTAGCGTGCGGCAAAGTGCAATCTTCGTGAGGGTTAGAGCATCCCAGCAGTGTTCGGCGCTAACAGACTGTTTGGGGAAGGTCGATGTGGGCATTCCCAAACGGGCTTTTAAATAAACACGCGATTTAAGTTAAAGCAACTAAAATCTGACATCAGTTTAAATTTTTATTCAAATTTTGTTATATATTACAAGTTTAAATGAAAAATAACTAAATATAAACTAAGAACCATCTTACTAGCCATCGATCAGTGGGTGCGACGGCCCAACTTCGTCGTCTTTCTTCGCCCACGTATTGCTCGTTCCCCACATATAGCCAACTCATATTTCAGCGGCTTCCTCCAACGGCAATTGATCACCGGAGCAATGGTGATGGCTGCGTTAGAGAGATGGGGATGGATGGAGGAGAGGCCAACGAGGCGACTTGGTCTTCTCTGTTGGCCGTGAGCTGGACGTTGGCGAGGCCTGGGGTGTCGTCTGCCCTCGGTTCCCTTTTAGCAATACTCGTTGTCCATCGGAAAGTATGCAAGTAGCCGACACCGATTAACTCCTATGTTCACTATTCCCTTGAAAAATTGCAAAAATACCCACAATTGAAATCAATGTAACGTATGTAACCCTAGACCATTTTCATCGTGCAACGTAAGCTGAACCCACCATTCAATTTCATGATTAAATGACCATCGGAGAAAATCAGTATTTTTGTTACACGTTAGCACTGTAGTGATGTTTTTTTAACTGTTACAAATAGTGGTGATTTTTAAAAACCTACCATAAATTTGATGCCTTTTTATAATTTTGTTATTTATATCAGAACGATGGAACACATCAGAATGATCCACTCTAGAGTGCGTGTTATTGGAACAAATTTTTATTGCTCATACCCAACAAACTGTTCTAAATCATTAAAAACAGATCAATGGGTACACCAGTAAATAACTTGCAAAGAGAAGAATGTTtattgatgagtgcattttataTAGATACCCTCGCGTACCATTACGATTTTGGCATTTTAGTGCACTCCCGTGCACCTTTTTGCTTGTTTCAGCAGGATCTCAAAATATTTAGGCAATGATGGAATATCTTGTATTTAACGTGATAAAAATCATCTAAACACTTAACCACGCACCTGGGCcaaaggaggacgaaggagaagttTCAGTGAGTTTAGCTGGCATCGGTACGGGGGACCCTATCCGTATGGTTCGCCCGTATGACACACATAagaaccgcctcgtcaaatactttcacatCGCGCAAACAGATTTGAGATCCGATACCCCAGCTGCCAGAAACTCCAGAACACCATCCCAGAGGAGATCTCAAAGAGGAACGAGAGAAACATCACCCAAGTTGCTACCCGGACCGATAGGAGGACAAgacatcatccccttcatcatcaaacGCTGCACCAACACCATCTCCATCCCTTTCATTCCATCCAGTTGTAATCATCATTGACATTGTGGATTTGTACTTGAATTTGCATCATCATCCTTA contains:
- the LOC124698020 gene encoding uncharacterized protein At5g01610-like encodes the protein MDEIMNKMGSYWLGQKANKEMSSAGNDLESLSTSVGDGAKWLVNKMKGKMQKPLAELLKEHDLPVGLFPREATNYEFDPETRRLTVHIPAVCEVGYRDGSELRFDTMVAGTLDKGSLAAVEGLKAKVLVWARVTAVKADAAKVYFAVGINKSRSREAYEVVRGAITVDKF